One part of the Treponema sp. OMZ 787 genome encodes these proteins:
- a CDS encoding DNA cytosine methyltransferase: protein MSGDKNRLTYISLFSSAGVGCFGFKMAGFDCIATNEIISRRLEVQKFNSKCKYDTGYICGDITKQDTKDILFSQIELWEKKDNLKRVDVLVATPPCQGMSVANHKKTEKEIVRNSLVVESIKIIKEVNPKFFIFENVPAFMKTICTDIDGKEKTISETIENNLGEKYSYISRIINFKNYGACSSRQRTLVIGVAREFSDQISPIELYPEIEEEKTLREVIGNLKALDFGEIDSSDFYHAFRVYPEHMRAWIQDLREGESAFDNIDIEKRPHQIKDGRIVENTRKNADKYTRQYWDKVGPCVHTRNDQLASQNTIHPKDDRVFSIRELMLMMTVPENFRWIDKSLERLNALSEKEKQVLLKKEEVKIRQSLGEAVPTQIFNKIAENIKNAISHNLVNTSEINKIIDNYKLSEKKNLIEFISENPIDLTISDLARIAELCNSKRTENAAYFTNKSLITEIIKNLPSVEKKELSILEPSVGVGNFIPLILRKFEDKIINLDLIDINADSLEIAKLLISKITKTKSLKINFINADFLLFNFDKKYDFVIGNPPFSKKNVKSSLLKNYKKDVVNDETNNLCSFFLEKSLKISNYVVMVFPKFLLNTPEFAKSRDFLANKAIDCLIDFGEKGFKGVLVETIAVFVNNNSYPDKTKVISVTKHIEIEQNQKYICSKDLPYWIIYRNDFFDSIYSKLDFNEFSVFRDRQITKSKLNATTGIRVLKSRNINDTGTEILNIAGYDAFIVNSKISELVVSKYLNAENVFLTPNMTHNPRVIRKPKNCLVNGSVAILIPKKDIQITDKQLLYFSTKEYRDFYQIARNYQTRSLNVDACSIYFYGLLKENYKSKKRLCMITEQSVIDLINRNNYDLRLSHNGRWIDQKCTPDVISFVADCILAYIDETKQSTFSSRDIQYFKYSNNNVQLLFKKTDTTKDSAQHEYDKFFQQPMKMLAYANILTETVVKNQNIFKLAEREILEYIAMSEKNALKFLRNYIEKVLLDSNMFQAFNSFYDNPTEASYSILKKKYEDFIHKVTPIKGNYEIKRIFTKVINPLSYFRNAQGSESGRLSKYKITYDRLMYNRDNFRDIYSGKPKDMTRKDYLLLNPVKINQDYYNYQSEKAKRFLHLFNEAHRNGRSEYLEKNHESDKATHIHHIFPKSQYPEICYYLENLIALTPTQHLNYAHPEGRTQEINKTYQHLLLLAKADRIKENLSFDIFPRDYEIIYEFPKFLHVLSVGFEDKELETIADMDFVAVMNAINIYYANIV, encoded by the coding sequence ATGAGTGGAGACAAAAATAGACTTACATATATATCTCTTTTTAGCAGTGCAGGAGTTGGTTGTTTTGGATTTAAAATGGCTGGTTTTGATTGCATTGCAACGAATGAAATTATATCACGACGATTAGAGGTTCAAAAATTCAATAGTAAATGTAAATATGATACAGGTTATATCTGTGGAGATATAACAAAACAAGACACAAAAGATATTTTATTCTCTCAGATAGAATTATGGGAAAAAAAGGATAATCTGAAACGTGTAGATGTTTTAGTTGCGACACCGCCATGTCAGGGTATGTCCGTAGCGAATCATAAAAAAACAGAAAAAGAAATAGTTAGGAACTCTCTTGTTGTAGAATCTATCAAAATTATCAAAGAAGTAAATCCAAAATTTTTCATTTTTGAAAATGTTCCAGCATTTATGAAAACTATTTGCACAGATATTGATGGAAAAGAAAAAACTATTTCAGAGACAATCGAAAATAATTTAGGTGAAAAGTATTCTTATATTTCAAGAATTATTAATTTTAAAAATTATGGTGCTTGCTCAAGTCGTCAACGAACATTGGTAATTGGAGTTGCCCGTGAATTTTCAGATCAAATTTCTCCAATAGAACTTTACCCAGAAATTGAAGAAGAAAAAACGCTTCGCGAGGTTATAGGAAATTTAAAAGCTTTAGACTTTGGTGAAATTGATTCAAGTGATTTTTATCATGCTTTTAGAGTTTATCCTGAGCATATGCGTGCATGGATACAAGATTTAAGGGAAGGAGAATCTGCATTTGATAATATAGATATTGAAAAACGCCCGCACCAAATAAAAGATGGTAGAATTGTAGAAAATACTCGAAAAAATGCAGATAAATATACTCGTCAATATTGGGATAAAGTTGGACCTTGTGTTCATACTCGCAATGACCAATTGGCAAGTCAGAATACAATTCATCCAAAAGATGATAGGGTTTTCTCAATTCGTGAACTTATGCTAATGATGACAGTTCCGGAAAATTTTCGTTGGATTGATAAATCGCTTGAAAGATTAAATGCTTTATCTGAAAAAGAAAAACAAGTATTACTCAAGAAAGAAGAAGTGAAAATTCGCCAATCTCTTGGAGAAGCTGTCCCAACTCAAATTTTTAACAAAATTGCAGAAAATATAAAAAATGCCATTTCTCATAATTTGGTAAATACTTCAGAAATAAATAAAATAATAGATAATTATAAGTTAAGCGAAAAAAAAAATCTTATCGAGTTTATATCTGAAAATCCAATAGATCTAACAATTTCTGATTTGGCACGAATTGCAGAATTATGCAATTCCAAAAGAACAGAAAACGCAGCCTATTTTACAAATAAATCCTTGATAACTGAAATTATAAAAAATCTTCCCTCAGTTGAAAAAAAAGAGCTTTCTATTCTAGAGCCTTCTGTTGGTGTTGGAAATTTTATCCCTCTTATTCTTAGAAAATTTGAAGACAAAATAATAAACTTAGATTTAATTGACATCAATGCTGATTCATTGGAAATTGCAAAACTGCTAATTTCAAAAATTACAAAAACAAAATCTTTAAAAATTAATTTTATAAATGCTGATTTTCTTTTATTTAATTTTGACAAAAAATATGACTTTGTAATTGGGAATCCCCCATTCTCAAAAAAAAATGTAAAATCATCTCTTTTGAAGAATTATAAAAAAGATGTTGTGAATGATGAAACAAATAATCTTTGTTCTTTTTTCTTGGAAAAATCTCTAAAAATTTCAAATTATGTGGTGATGGTATTTCCAAAATTTTTGTTAAATACTCCTGAATTTGCTAAAAGTAGAGATTTTTTAGCAAACAAAGCAATTGATTGTTTAATAGATTTTGGCGAAAAAGGTTTTAAAGGAGTTTTAGTAGAAACTATAGCAGTTTTCGTAAATAATAATTCTTATCCTGATAAAACGAAAGTTATTTCAGTAACAAAACATATAGAAATTGAACAAAATCAAAAATATATTTGCTCGAAAGATTTGCCATATTGGATTATATATAGAAATGATTTCTTTGATTCAATTTATAGTAAACTTGATTTTAATGAATTTTCTGTTTTTAGAGATAGACAAATAACAAAATCTAAATTAAATGCAACAACAGGTATTAGAGTCTTAAAATCCCGAAATATAAATGATACTGGTACTGAAATTTTGAATATTGCAGGCTATGATGCTTTTATTGTTAATTCTAAAATTTCAGAATTGGTTGTTTCAAAATATTTAAATGCAGAGAATGTTTTTTTAACTCCGAATATGACACATAATCCACGTGTTATAAGAAAACCAAAAAACTGTTTAGTAAACGGGTCCGTTGCAATTTTAATTCCTAAAAAAGATATACAAATAACTGATAAGCAATTACTTTATTTTTCAACAAAAGAATATAGAGATTTTTATCAAATAGCTCGGAATTATCAAACCCGCTCATTAAATGTGGATGCATGTTCCATATATTTTTATGGATTGTTGAAAGAAAATTATAAATCTAAAAAGAGGTTATGTATGATAACAGAGCAGTCAGTCATCGATTTAATTAATCGAAATAATTATGACTTAAGACTTTCACATAATGGTCGTTGGATTGACCAAAAGTGTACTCCTGATGTTATTTCTTTTGTTGCTGATTGCATTCTGGCTTATATTGATGAAACTAAACAATCAACATTTTCTTCAAGAGATATTCAATATTTTAAGTATTCAAATAATAATGTTCAATTATTGTTTAAAAAAACGGATACAACTAAAGATAGTGCACAACACGAATATGATAAATTCTTTCAACAGCCAATGAAGATGCTTGCATATGCAAATATCTTAACTGAAACTGTTGTAAAGAATCAGAATATATTCAAGTTAGCAGAACGTGAAATTCTTGAATATATTGCTATGAGTGAAAAAAATGCTTTGAAATTCTTAAGAAATTATATTGAAAAGGTTTTACTTGATAGTAATATGTTTCAAGCTTTTAACTCTTTTTATGATAATCCAACAGAGGCTTCATATTCAATTTTGAAGAAAAAATATGAAGATTTTATTCATAAGGTAACACCAATAAAAGGCAACTATGAGATAAAAAGAATTTTTACAAAAGTGATAAATCCGTTGTCTTATTTTAGAAATGCACAAGGGAGTGAATCAGGTAGATTATCTAAGTATAAAATTACGTATGATAGGTTGATGTACAACCGAGATAATTTTAGAGATATTTATTCAGGAAAACCTAAAGATATGACTAGAAAAGATTATCTATTACTGAATCCTGTTAAAATTAATCAAGATTACTATAATTACCAATCTGAAAAAGCAAAGCGTTTCTTACACCTATTTAATGAAGCTCATAGAAATGGTCGTTCTGAATATTTAGAAAAAAATCATGAATCTGACAAAGCAACTCATATACATCATATTTTTCCAAAATCACAATATCCAGAGATTTGTTATTACTTGGAAAATCTAATAGCATTAACTCCTACACAACATCTTAACTATGCACATCCGGAAGGAAGAACGCAAGAGATAAATAAAACATATCAGCATTTATTATTATTGGCTAAAGCAGATAGAATAAAGGAAAATTTATCTTTTGATATATTTCCACGTGATTATGAAATTATTTATGAATTTCCAAAGTTTTTACATGTTTTAAGTGTTGGTTTTGAGGATAAAGAACTAGAAACAATAGCTGATATGGATTTTGTAGCGGTTATGAATGCAATAAATATTTATTATGCAAATATAGTTTAA
- a CDS encoding prevent-host-death protein, with product MYKHYGMDLPTAIRIFMKKTVAVNGLPFDLRDDTNKKNIWQYFGSGKDIEMNIPNEAENAIKEAKADIAAGKFYTDGISEHIKRINGV from the coding sequence ATCTATAAGCATTACGGAATGGATTTACCGACAGCCATCAGAATTTTTATGAAAAAAACGGTTGCAGTTAATGGACTTCCTTTCGATCTTAGAGATGATACAAATAAAAAAAATATCTGGCAATATTTTGGAAGCGGTAAAGATATCGAAATGAATATACCCAATGAAGCGGAAAATGCTATAAAAGAAGCAAAAGCCGATATAGCAGCAGGTAAATTTTATACCGATGGGATATCTGAACATATAAAGAGAATAAACGGTGTATAA
- a CDS encoding BrnA antitoxin family protein has translation MREEYDFSNAIKNPYVDRLKKQITIRLDDDIIAYFKNMAESSGIPYQNLINLYLKDCTKKKKKLDIQFS, from the coding sequence ATGAGAGAAGAATATGATTTCTCAAATGCTATTAAAAATCCTTATGTTGATAGGCTAAAAAAGCAGATAACAATACGCCTTGATGACGATATAATTGCATATTTTAAAAATATGGCGGAAAGTTCAGGAATACCCTATCAAAATTTAATCAATTTGTATCTTAAAGACTGCACAAAAAAGAAAAAAAAGTTGGATATACAATTTTCGTAA
- a CDS encoding DUF1778 domain-containing protein has product MAITLKNVRIDLRASRHQKSILERASELKHISLSSYILSTALKQAQRDLTENETLILSNRDRDLMIAALDNPPEPNEALKRLFQ; this is encoded by the coding sequence ATGGCAATTACATTAAAAAATGTTAGAATTGATTTGAGAGCCAGCAGACACCAAAAATCTATACTTGAGAGAGCTTCTGAGCTTAAGCATATTTCTCTATCTTCATATATTCTTTCAACTGCATTAAAACAAGCACAGAGAGATTTAACAGAAAATGAAACTCTTATACTTTCTAATCGGGATCGAGATTTAATGATTGCTGCTTTAGATAATCCGCCGGAACCCAATGAGGCTTTGAAAAGATTATTTCAATGA
- a CDS encoding GNAT family N-acetyltransferase produces the protein MIIDYRLVSIKEMQQKSLLKKFDCGIEQLNEFLSRYAIKNEELGIGRTFVALNANNRILGYFTLATAQVAYQEIPDEYRDKLPKYPIPALRIARLAVDKELQGKGIGRWLLSQVFIKVIQVADITGLYLIIVDAKETSKNFYEHYGFQKFMDEDLSYFMLIDTIRKAISPPFLK, from the coding sequence ATGATTATTGATTATAGATTAGTTTCAATAAAAGAAATGCAGCAAAAATCTCTACTTAAAAAATTTGATTGCGGTATTGAGCAATTAAATGAGTTTTTATCGCGATATGCAATAAAAAATGAGGAGTTGGGTATAGGTAGAACTTTTGTTGCTTTGAATGCCAATAACCGGATTTTAGGCTATTTTACTTTAGCTACAGCTCAAGTCGCTTATCAAGAGATTCCGGATGAATATAGAGATAAATTACCAAAATATCCAATTCCTGCACTAAGAATTGCGAGGTTAGCTGTTGATAAAGAGTTACAAGGAAAAGGAATAGGAAGATGGCTTCTTTCACAAGTTTTTATAAAGGTTATTCAAGTAGCAGATATAACCGGTCTTTATTTGATAATAGTAGATGCAAAAGAAACTTCAAAAAACTTTTATGAACATTACGGTTTTCAAAAATTCATGGATGAGGATTTATCTTATTTCATGTTGATTGATACAATCAGAAAAGCAATCTCCCCGCCTTTTCTTAAATAA
- a CDS encoding type II toxin-antitoxin system VapC family toxin — translation MIIILDVSAAIEILFQREKSCLFSELYSKAGWIIAPDLFVAEITNVLWKYYKAGLITHEDCIQYVQDGLDMVDDFIGANTLWKESLSEGIKNNHSIYDMYYLVLTRRNDGTLITNDTALAEICKKMKIKVCN, via the coding sequence GTGATTATAATTCTTGATGTAAGTGCTGCAATAGAAATACTTTTTCAACGGGAAAAGAGCTGCTTATTCTCCGAGCTTTATTCTAAAGCCGGTTGGATTATAGCTCCTGATTTATTTGTTGCCGAGATCACAAATGTTTTATGGAAGTATTATAAAGCCGGACTTATAACACATGAAGATTGTATTCAATATGTACAAGATGGGCTTGATATGGTGGATGATTTCATTGGTGCAAATACGTTATGGAAAGAATCTTTATCTGAAGGAATCAAAAATAATCATTCAATTTATGATATGTACTATTTGGTTTTAACTCGAAGAAATGACGGTACATTAATCACTAATGATACGGCCTTAGCTGAGATTTGTAAAAAAATGAAGATAAAAGTTTGTAATTAA
- a CDS encoding MBL fold metallo-hydrolase, with protein sequence MNLIEFFGTTVKPKITKGKNMLNPIPTGKITDGIFCIRDKDVNVFLIKAQNYYIAIDSGYKNSENLINGLKELNIDKNDVKYLFLTHLDLDHAGGIDGRCDNIFPNAKIFLGKEEEKYLKSIYFRKKVLFFNLKTPIKIFKDYTCLEDGEAVNLDGCCIEAVLTPGHTLGHLAYILNNKIIFSGDCLIMNDEGGYSMYDLWNIDTEQNISSLFKLKETALQRKCEMLISSHTGFTADIDKAFKHVDKAPDWKAKGFKFIENAVENLYD encoded by the coding sequence ATGAACTTAATAGAATTTTTCGGAACTACGGTAAAGCCTAAAATTACTAAAGGCAAAAATATGCTTAATCCCATACCCACAGGGAAGATCACGGACGGAATTTTTTGTATAAGGGATAAGGACGTAAATGTCTTTTTAATCAAAGCACAAAACTACTATATAGCCATAGATTCGGGCTATAAAAACAGTGAAAATCTTATTAATGGATTAAAAGAGCTTAATATAGACAAAAATGACGTAAAATACCTTTTTTTAACCCACTTGGATTTGGATCATGCCGGAGGTATTGACGGAAGATGCGATAATATCTTCCCTAACGCAAAAATATTTTTAGGAAAGGAAGAAGAAAAATACCTTAAGTCGATTTATTTCCGCAAAAAAGTGCTCTTTTTTAACCTTAAAACTCCTATCAAAATATTTAAAGATTATACCTGCCTTGAAGACGGAGAAGCCGTTAATTTGGATGGGTGCTGCATAGAAGCTGTTCTTACCCCGGGCCATACGCTCGGACATCTTGCTTATATATTGAACAATAAAATAATCTTTTCAGGCGATTGCCTTATAATGAATGATGAAGGCGGCTACAGTATGTATGACCTATGGAACATTGACACTGAACAAAATATCAGCTCCCTATTTAAACTAAAAGAAACCGCCCTTCAAAGAAAATGTGAAATGCTTATAAGCTCCCATACCGGCTTTACTGCCGATATTGACAAGGCTTTTAAGCATGTAGATAAGGCTCCCGATTGGAAGGCCAAAGGGTTCAAGTTTATAGAAAATGCCGTAGAAAATCTGTATGATTAA
- a CDS encoding DUF721 domain-containing protein, whose product MKLFKTSKEIVDNFSQKFNEMLELASNLDGEQALSVFKAWEKVIGDQKLASYCELYDIKNDTAIIKTEHTGWSQQLLIRKKKIIYNFKKFYPALGINNIVVFVESEFSLKQKADVSKTSYSNEDIEDDSLKTISEPDKTLPPELEKALKALKKSIIKKNK is encoded by the coding sequence ATGAAGCTTTTTAAAACCTCAAAAGAAATAGTAGATAATTTTTCTCAAAAATTCAATGAAATGCTTGAACTTGCTTCAAATCTGGATGGAGAGCAAGCTTTATCTGTTTTCAAAGCTTGGGAAAAAGTGATAGGTGACCAAAAATTAGCGTCTTATTGCGAGCTTTACGATATAAAAAATGATACGGCAATTATAAAAACCGAACATACAGGCTGGAGCCAGCAGCTTTTAATTCGAAAGAAAAAAATAATATATAATTTTAAGAAATTTTATCCTGCATTGGGTATAAATAATATTGTTGTTTTTGTGGAATCTGAATTCTCATTAAAACAAAAAGCTGATGTATCAAAAACCTCTTATTCTAATGAAGATATTGAAGACGATAGCTTGAAAACAATTTCCGAACCGGATAAAACCCTGCCTCCAGAATTGGAAAAAGCTTTAAAGGCTCTAAAAAAATCCATAATAAAAAAGAATAAATAG
- a CDS encoding methylated-DNA--[protein]-cysteine S-methyltransferase codes for MIYEQIDSPIGKILIIADNSGLKELRFINKDSVIQISESTQKNVEQAVKICTQAKEELKQYFEGNLKQFTVQISPEGTDFQKSVWKELCKIPYGKTISYKQIAVNLNNPKSCRAVGNANGKNPIPIIIPCHRVICTGGKLGGFSAGLDRKRFLLSLEKKEHQIELIPLVDNL; via the coding sequence ATGATATACGAACAAATAGATAGTCCTATCGGAAAGATACTTATCATTGCCGATAACTCCGGTTTAAAAGAATTGAGATTTATAAACAAGGATTCTGTCATACAGATTTCTGAATCAACTCAAAAAAATGTCGAACAAGCCGTAAAAATCTGTACTCAAGCTAAGGAAGAGTTAAAACAATACTTTGAAGGAAATTTAAAGCAATTCACAGTTCAAATTTCTCCCGAAGGCACAGACTTTCAAAAATCAGTATGGAAAGAGCTTTGTAAAATACCTTACGGCAAAACAATATCATATAAACAGATTGCCGTAAATTTAAATAATCCCAAATCCTGCCGTGCCGTAGGAAATGCCAACGGAAAAAATCCTATACCTATTATAATCCCGTGCCATCGAGTAATTTGCACCGGAGGAAAATTAGGCGGTTTTTCTGCCGGCTTAGATCGAAAAAGATTTCTTTTAAGCCTTGAGAAAAAAGAACATCAAATAGAATTAATTCCTCTTGTGGATAACTTGTGA